The DNA window ATTTGTTATTGGAAAAGAACATGGCAATTCTCAGAGACAGcatatttttaaacacaaaaacgtTAGTAGTTGTATTACACAAAATCATTAGTGTCTAATGCAAAATTAGTCATGATAAAGgcgttgttgttttcttttgaaagaaaaaaaaaagtgatcagTAATTTAAGATTTTGCAGCAGAAGTACGTACCATCCCATTCGAAGTTGTTCCAGTAGCTGGTATCGCCCCAAGACCAAGCACCAATTCCAAGCCTTGTAACCTCTAAATCAGATCCACCCAACTGCACCTTATCTTCCTTTATTTTCGAAGCAGCAAAATCCTCCGAGGCAACAGCTCTCACCCTGTTAACTGATCTCCTATTacttgaaacacaaaaacatgcACTACTAACGTTCATAGCCATAGCCATAGCCATTGTGATGGGGTCTCTTTAATTCAAGAACTTGTGTggcctttatctttttttaataatgagatTTGTATGGTATTTAATAAAGTTCAGACAAAAGCACTGAACTGAGATAGAAATCAAACACTGCTTGTCATAACTGTATCTATCTAGGATTTGTTTGGCTAATAGAGCGAGTTATGGAGGAGAAGAAACATGGTCCTAAAACTTTCCACGTAAGGCAGGTACTTGTCACGTACCAATAATCAAGTGGCGGAATTTTGCAAACTTGCAATTTGGCATCGGCGAGGTTCCAAAATAGTTTCTGGGCTGGGTTTCTCTTGAGCAGGATTGGACTCGTTCGGGTTTAGTTCTTACAAGCCTGAACCCAGCTCAGGCTGTAGTTTTTTAGGCTAGGCTAGGAGGCGTCGTTTGACAGTCAAGGGTTTCCAAATTTCTAACATATGGAAAAAATCTGATTGGAATATTTATTCCATATCTGAtttcataataattaataattttctcttATGCTTATAATAAATAGCTAGTTAAGTTTTCTTTGACTATATTTGTGTTATATCTTCTTAATTATATACTTGTTTGCAAcagagtttaatttttattttatttttaaagttttctttgactatagtttaattatttttgaccAATCCTTATGggtgaattttatttaaaattcatgatatattttttatggtgcgtaaaaaaaatccactttCATGACAGCTCATGCCTAGCTCGAATGGCGTGCTACTCTCCACACGTTCGAGCCAGCCCAAACAGTACGATGCCTTCCTAATTGCTTAGGCTAGCCCGAATGACTTGCCTCTTAGCCCAAATGGCCTGCTCTCAAAACTATTTACGCCACTAATACTTGTTGGCCTGCTTAGGCTAGCTCGAATGACGTGCTACTCTCCACACCTcagtttatttttagtttctgaTATGTTAGAACACTGTCACGCACCAACCATCGATGCACATAAGATCTTCCATGCAGAGAAGGGCACCTCCTTTCTCATAAATGGTCACTTTCTACCCATTTGGCATCACAAAGATACTTGCTAAGCACTAATCTCTTCATTAATGGGTAACCATGCACCGTAATCAAgagcatcaattttttttttatattaatagtattttttttttctcaaactacCCCGAGTTATTTCAACTCCACTTACCACGAGATATATGTAACACTATATTCTTCACGCTCCATGAGATAAGTTGACAtaactaaaatttatataaattaatacctCAAATCACTATATAACTATTCAAGAAATTCAAGTTCATTTATGAGCAACTACAAACAACAATTCTAATAACAACAAGCAACCATAAACAACCATTCAATTATCTAACAAGTTCATAGATAACACACAATATTCATAGATATGTTTTTCCATGTTATTTACTCTCTTGTGTATTGTTTCTCTATTATATTTTACTAACTTAAATAATGAAAAGTTTCTCGTTCCAGTATGAGACTTGTTTTATAAGAAAGTTTGGGAAAGTCATCTCATCGACTCACTGAACcatcaataaatcaaatcactCCAAACACTACCAATCCATCATTCTACTAGTTTGTCAATCAAGTCAAGGTCAGTCGTtccaataatttaatatcaCGACAAAGTTCAATTCAATTTGaagttttcttgattaattttattaagtgtAAAATTAAACTACTTGAAGTTTGTTATaaaatttcttccttttcttttaattctgcACTACTTCTCACCCTCATTAATTTGTTTCATGCtctttttgtattatttttgaaagttttagcttgtaaaatttcttataaaatataataatcaagtTATGTTATATTTCACTCAAGTTGTGATTACATTTTGCATGTCacgtattaaattttttaattgtttttttttaattgtatatcaagtatttaaaaagtatttttcaactcattattcataaacaatgaaataataaagtaaaacaaTTTTCAATGCATAAAGGATGAATAAAAGAAACTCttaagttaataattaaaaaattctactacattaaaaattaatctaaaatataaaaattattattttcttgttttttcatcatGACATGACATGATTATTAAACATTTGcaagtttttaattgatttttcatgataaaactaaacatcataaaataatttttttttaacaagttaatttcTCTGCAATTTACCTTTAAAAAGGATTCACTTTCGGATAAATAAGCTGTCTACTTCATACTACatcagggttttttttcttcgtaaaactatatatatctTGATCTACTAAAGACAAAATATTGCAATCTTTTCCATCTTCTGATGAAGCAAAATAAAAGGGGTGATAAAGTAAAGTAGCAATCAgtagaaacaaaagaaacttGTTTGATTAGCAGCCAGCTAGAATATTTACCCATAATTAATGATCATTAAAGAGAATATAATCACTTTACATTGTActtaacacacacacaacaaatggaaaaattaacatgtggAATTAACTGGAATTCTCCACCATTGATGGCCTCCGAGGTACAATTTGGATCGTATGATTTCACTGATCTGCTCTCTCTGCTTTGTTATGATACCAGGCCTGCTTCGAACAATAGTTGGAATTCTTTGAATGATTTCCTGTCTTCATTCTAACAATTTGTTTTACTAATTAATCCATATTAATTTGGAGAAGAAACCCTAAAATACTAATTAAGTGCCTTTCGTTATCTCGAGCCTCGAGAGGCTGAATCTTGTGAATGAAAACtccttgaattaaatttaaaatgaaggGGTTTGATGGCATAAACAAGAAGGAACCAACCACATAGAGAGTCTGAAAGACAGAAGTAAATTGCAATGGAAAAGTGTGATAAGGATATATGCTTATAAACAATATTATGCCCTTCGAAATGTTTTTACATTTCTTTGTTCCATAAGGAGAAATTAGGGCTCCCATATCCATAATATCCCTTCGATTTGCTGTGTTAAAAATGAGGAGGCCATACATACTGCAAAAACAGTCAGGGCCAGATGCATGCCTCATATTCACAAAAAAGCACATCCATGAGAAATCGCGGctgcaaatatatataatgaagccaagaaaataaaaaaagaagctggATTTATTTGTAACATGCTCATCAACATGTGGAAAATTTAGGAGATTAATTATTATGGAGTAGAAGTTTAGGGTTCCGCCAGTACTACAGCCAAGCGTTGGTCCCGCCGTCACCCCCAATATCTCCAAAAAAACCCTAGTTTTCCAAAATTAATAGCAAGGTGTATTTTCTTGATAACTAAACAAGAAATCCCTAGTATTTGTAGGAGATCGATGGAAGAACTTGATAAATGGCCAGCCATCCCATAATTGCCAAGCTAAGTAAGCATCTTCGTGGACTCTATGCTGGATGTGTGCCTGCGTATGAGTGGGGTActgtgtgtgagagagatatCATATAATAACATATAATAGTATAGAGAtgattataatgttattaatttCCTTAAACAATTAATACTATAATTAATGTTACTCGGCATTTCATACTAGTACAGAGTAAACTCAGCATATATAATTAGTCTGTATACATATAACATGCGCATCCTAAAATACCGAAGGTTTTCCTCACCAACGACATGAGCTCAAAAATCCTCTCATGTCCACGATGCCAATTATGAAGTTAATTATGCAGCAGGTGCTACATCCACcccgtcgtcgtcgtcgtcgtcgtcccCCTCACGCGGCTCACAAACATGGGAGTTGATGACAATCTGGTCCTTGGGGATAACCAGCTCGGAAACCCCAGGTTTCTTGCTATCAACAATCACCATTGGAGAGGTATGTATTGAAGAAAGAACCAAAAGCAACTTTGTAATGCAAGAAAGATGGAATTGTTACGACCTATAAAGCCAGTGTGTCCTATTTATAACTTGGAATATATAGTACTGCACTATCATCAAGAAATGCACATGATATCTTTGCCATTCTTTTATCTGCTTTTTCCCTTTCATATCTTGCAAAGCAAAAAAGGAGTGACCTGTTAGCTTGGATTCCATTCATTTTGCCTGAATGGCAGGTAGGGCCCTGTCACCTGAGTTCAACTCATGTCTTTCACGATTGGCACGTGGTGGGCAGTAGCCGTTGCACACGCTTAAGTCCCATTGTCTCGTGTTTGTCATCTGCATGCCAAGCTAGCTGGCTTCGAATGGTAATTAGCAGTATCAGAACTCTAGGCCCCAGAAGAGTTTGGACTGTTCACAGTCGAAAGTCTTTCTATCTACTGATCGACCAAGCAGAGCTAATTAAAAGACGGTGACGACTATTCACCAAATGTCTTTTTTCCAGATTTTCTTGTTGGGGCCAAAGATTTTAATTTGGTGATcagctatatttttatttcaaactaaACTTGGACCTGCGAATTAATGAGTGTGTGCGCGTAAGCCAAATTGGTGAAAAAGAGCACAGGAATTGAAGCTGCCACAGAGAAAGCAGCAGCAACAGAAACCACAAAATCATATAAGTCAAAAGAGACATTAAACCGGAAGCAAATGTATTGATCCTCAAGCACCACCAGCATACTCACAAGGATAATTAGTAGCAAAGAAACCAGCCAAAGCGAGCGGAAGACTGAAGCTCCTTGCCAACGGAAAACCTACATATATTGTTTACGTCTCAGCCGATCAAATCTTGCCCACAGAAAAATGCATGGGAGAATATGATATTGTTTGGTTGGCTGCATGCAAGGTAGTGTGCGTGGTAGTCTTAATTTATTGAGGGATTCTTCTGAAAatgatcttatatatatatatatatatatatatatatatatatatatatatatatatatatgtctcaTTATAATGCGATCGTTTTGGATTCATGACCTTGATCATTAGCtagttgaatttattataatcttATCAAATCATGAACTAAACTGAGTATAATAATCCTAATACAATGTTATCCTTTGCTTTACATTTTCTTGGAAAATTATTGTTCCCTCCTcgcatttgtttttgtttctccaccactgggttttttttactgtttcaaAACATTACGCGGTGCTGTTTGTTTTGCACATTCTAAGAAATTATTTGTatcttgaaaattttataattaagtctatatatttttgaaataaagctgtatatatatataattttataattatgttattcAAAAATTGATGATTGATTGATATTGCAATCAATTCTCATAATATTAGAGGTTATACAGCATTATATATTGGATCCCTatgataaatttgattttagtttAGTTTCACATGGACAGTGGCGGAGCCAGAGTTTTTTAAATGAGGgggcaaattattaacaaatactatattatatagacatgcattataaatcaattcaaaacatatatattaattcatatcaagtaaaattaatttaaaaatatttttaaaataaaaaaacttacattataattgttctctttgagttttcatattttgaaaccGCTTCATAATAACTTCATTATCAATCTTATCGAAAATATCTTTAATATGAATACTTGTCTGGtgatatgttaatttaatatgattgaCTCTTCATCCTCAAGGGATTTAAGCTTGAAATATTTGTCTagtgacatgttaatttaatatgaacctgctgaattttttttatcatcattagtgtctacgtaataattaacacaattaCACAATAATTCACTGTTAAACAAAAGtcagttgagttacacaataattctaaatcttccATGTGAAATTAATAGCAAAATACAcgtcaattcatcaaaatcaaaacctatttcaattcatatctatatgcatataataagtatattgattaaattatacttaatcatttctagacatttaattaaagaaCAGTGCCTAGTGTATGTGTAAGAGGAACAATGCTTGAAAAACATACTTTCTACTTGATAGTTTACTTACaaacaaatcatgtgaaaatattaaatttcaataaattactcTGTCAATGCAAAAGATGTCAAGAATAATagttttgcatgaatattaatttatttctctataataagaaaagaaacatttaattgattaaattaacatatttaaatatttattttgaatatattcataacaaaacccttaaagtatcataaactctaatattttaaataactaattataaaaaaataaaactaaaattagataatgaaacaaatagaaaagataaagaaaatttacCTAAAAGCATAAAGCAAAaggtaaaaaacattaataaatgagAAATTTGCATATAGGAGACCTTCTTGTTTTGTTAGACAAGGgaagataaaaatacaaaagtgAAAGGGAGAAAAATTGAGGagttgtaattatatatatatatatatatatgagtcaAGTTAgtcaacaataataaaagattaaaactttCAGAGCaacaattcacatttcacacccactaatatattaatattttaataaaaaaaaataagggggcaattgcccccttttgACCCATTGTGGCTCCGCCACTGCACATGGACTTGTTACATgtaataatctattttttttatgatttttatctcATGTAACAACACGTATATGAAAATGATGGGGATTCACTGTACCCCtccttatattttcttttttattcaccaCATAgtagtgactttttttttctttcccttcacATGAAAATTTGTTTGCCTTTTAAATcaagggtatttttgtatttttatttaatgtcttaggcattatatatttgtttaaaggtattttggtctatttaatatatttatgaataagaaaataaccaaaatacctccaagtgtaaaaaaataaagggtttcAGGTAGGGATGTTTtggtatttgtgtttttttatacacAGTAAAAATATGCATATAccattggataaaaaaattaattcattaggGCCAGGGGTATTATGGTATTTcaaccatggtttttttttccacgtTAATTGTTAGTTTGGTCGATGATAGTTATGTAATTgggtattaaaataatatttttaatttgaaaaagttGTTGCACGCGCTAACGCATTAGAGCCGCCCACGCAGGCGCATGTGCATGGCtccaaatgttaaaaaataagattttgccATCTCATGTTATTCCTCGTCGCCTCCTCTTTCATTTGAAGTGGAGCGTGATGTCCAAATGTTGTTGGTTTATCGCCGATGATCCCTTTCCCCATCTTCACTTCTCTCTTCTAACCCGATACATATACtacaatcattatttttattggtatttcagattcaattcttttaattttgatttctatatttttttatttttctttttgttaaagttttttttctttcaatttaacccttactttttaatttgttagataatattttttgatccagtccttctacttttaatttcttattttaatttatcatttgtttttttgtcaaagtttttatggtttttaattttaccctttatagtttttgttttttcaatgacaATAGTGATTCTAATTTGgtccattttattttgattttttttattgtttttcttgatctttttattaaagtttttatagtCTAATTGAGATTAAAACCTGTTCTTGCGTTTTTGCTAAAAAGATCCCCCGGTATCCACTTCATGCAGAGTAAGGGTCTAATTGTATATTTGAAAGATCAAGGACCAAACTTTATTTCAATATCTTAAGTCAACAAGTGTAAAAGGGTAATAGAAAGATGGTGCAACACAGTTGTACACGGGGTGCAAACTGtgacttttaaaatttatagctCAAATTAGAACTTTTGGCCCTCGAATTctgagaaaaaacattatagtcCTTAAGTTAAAAATTTGTGCAATCAGATCACAACAAGTCaaaagttcttttttaaaaaaattaacggaAATTAAAGCAAGCACTCGTATCCATACCTGCTCCCATACCCTTTTGAACGATATCAATTTCATACCAGGCCACTGTCATTCCCAAGTGTCCCCATTTTTGTTCAGGATATATAACCATTGTTACAATAAcgatgtttttataaaaatatttttcaattaaaaacatattaaaatattctttttttcagatcaaaactataaaattattaacaaacaactaaaaatcatatatttgatagtttttttcagaaaaaaaaacgtaAATTAAGGATAAACATCCCATTTTCTGTTCAGTTTACTGCATTGCAACAAATGCATTTGCTTAACCAAGTGGAGTTAGAACATAGAACAGCACACATTGAAGTGGCAACACCAAAGTAGTACTGTCATAACAGAGCTCCCATTTCAAGTTCCCTTTATTTTCAGTGCCTTTGACTAATTTCCCCcagaaaattaagtttcaagTTTGGGTGCGGTGCTTTTGGTATCAGCACGGCCAATTTTTACTGCCTGAAAACTGACAGAATTCACACATTGATCATAACATAACATACTCCCTAGAATGATTTGCTTGATACTACCACTAAATTCACAGACAGGTACATCAGTGGTGAATCTATTCATGCTTCTTTCCATTGAACTTTCCTTTGGGGATCTTACCGAGGACACCGGCATCAAGCTTTTGGTAGTTATTTCGGAGCTGATCAAATGCCTTGAACACAAAATCATCTACTTGATCTTCATATCTCTCATACAGGACTGGCAATGTGTGGGCAGCAACAAAACCTTGAGAAGAACAACACGATTTTCAAAATCACAATACTCACAAAACTCATTCATCATCTGCTATTTTTAAAGCAAAGGAAGTAAAATACACTAGATAAGCCCATTCATCATGTTTCTCTTCCTTCATTCGCCCAATGTGTTTAAAGAAATATATCCCACGGGCAGCAGAGATGTTGTATATATCTTGTCTTATACCCTTTTCATAGTGCATAAACATGTAAATAAAATATGGGGCAATTCGTCATGGATTGCATCTGCAAAACATGAATCTATCAGCAATGGCGATTGGAAACTCACCAATATACATAACAGTTAAAAAGTTGCACCAGCTCCCAATAATTGCAGCAACCCACAAGCTTACTATAGCCTGCAAGAATTTTGAAGAACCAATAGCTCCTCTCATTAGAATAGcagatgcataaaaaaaaaatcattattcaatCATCATTGAGCTACTGCGACTGAGCAAACCAAATCCTTCAGAACACACAGCATTTCTTCTATGATTTGACCAGAAATTTGCAAAAAAGCATTTTCCCGCATTTGAACTCTGAACACTAGCATGATACTATTTTAAGCACAAAAAAATGTCTGTCAAATTAGGATCTCCAGAACTAATCTAAAGAATTGGTAACGacacaacataaattaaaaaaaagactattttgTCATGTGCATCATCATATTTGAGAGGATCacccaaaaaaaagaattggGAATGCATTGTAAAGAAAGAATAGGTTGTGACGTAAAGCAATCAAAGCCTTGGCTCATCCTCTGTTTTTGAATTACTGATGAACAAGTGATGGAATGGTTATATGTGAACAATTTAGAGGCGAAAAAGTTCAGGAATGATGGATAATGTTCACAAAACATTCCAAATGATGATCAGCATAACAGATTGTTTGGATTTCAAAAAACACTGAAATCATACTGCATGCTTCCTAACTCAGATCACCATCTGCCTTGAGATATTGTATGTCTTGTTGCTCGCTAGGACATTCACAGTGAGAATATTCCCAAACTTTTCTAGAAATGCTGTTTGATTTAACTTCCAgatgaataaaatgaaatatcaaTTCTTGGCAACCATTCATTTTACAGCATACAAGGAACCAGATGAAGTtctctttgaacttgaaatccaaaggGTAATTGCGGAAAAGCTGTTAAGTCATTCTAGAGTTCATAACTGTTAGGACACATCTCCTTGTTATTGATTGGCATCCCAAATAATTTTCTATGAAACAGAAAAGCCCGAATAGTAAACAGAATCCATCTCCTTATATTTGTAATGCATGGGTTTGTAGTGAATATTCTAACAATATGTGCTAGAAGAATTCAGATAGTTGCAGAATAAAGAACTGTCGTTTGGTTTGCACTATGAACTGAATGAAAGAATATCAGGAAACAACCACAGTTCAAACCTACCGCAAGAAACTGTTTCAAGTTTCCTCCACATGACAAATCCTGAAGAAACAGCAAAGCACGGTTAACCTCAGCACCAATTGATCTGCCAATGCTGACAAATATATCATCAGGTAGTACAAGGCGAGGAACCTGAGATGGAGACCTGtgacaaagaaaaatcattgatgaaacaGAAATTAGAATCACATATTATTGGCACGGACACAACAAGCAGCAAGATGAGAAAGCACTTAACTGACCTGTTCATTAGGCCCGAAGCATTTATCCAAACAAATTGGGCCAGCATACCAAGAGCCAGAGCAAAGCATACAAGAGACAAGAGATGGTAGTTAAGCCATTCAAAGAGCACCCAGATGGCTGTTGCCCCGGTTAAGACACCAGCTGAGATCTTCTTGTTCCTCCATAAGAGAACATCAGCAGCTGCATTATTCATGGTGAAAGTGGGAAATTGAGCACTAAAGCAATAACGATTCATTGAACATAAATAAagagggagaggaagagagagccTTACATTTTCCACCTCCCAAAATATGGTGGACAGGCTTCTGTCGCCCAAACAGACGGTTGATACGAGAAGT is part of the Populus trichocarpa isolate Nisqually-1 chromosome 2, P.trichocarpa_v4.1, whole genome shotgun sequence genome and encodes:
- the LOC7480709 gene encoding reticulon-like protein B8 codes for the protein MPEKITAESLFSNLVETIADNVPKQKSVSFFEEGEESVTSRINRLFGRQKPVHHILGGGKSADVLLWRNKKISAGVLTGATAIWVLFEWLNYHLLSLVCFALALGMLAQFVWINASGLMNRSPSQVPRLVLPDDIFVSIGRSIGAEVNRALLFLQDLSCGGNLKQFLAAIVSLWVAAIIGSWCNFLTVMYIGFVAAHTLPVLYERYEDQVDDFVFKAFDQLRNNYQKLDAGVLGKIPKGKFNGKKHE